The following coding sequences lie in one Brienomyrus brachyistius isolate T26 unplaced genomic scaffold, BBRACH_0.4 scaffold27, whole genome shotgun sequence genomic window:
- the LOC125721021 gene encoding odorant receptor 131-2-like encodes MVENSTGIVDGSKWSEILSFGPLITEVLVGIFLYINGLMIFTFFMKEAFRTDTRYILFAHMLFVDSSLLVVTSLVALLTYYRVTIPYEACIVLNLVMMWLEFSTPLTLVAMCLERYVAVCKPLRHAAISTPRIRVVGLLLIWGLGCVPALVILLSFAALVSVKQLTMRVLCSLDALIVIEWQKYLQIAVFKFYFLLMSMVIAFTYVKVAAAARSASGKNSKSSAKGTRTVALHAIQLLLCLIQLLTPFVDMALLKISVVIYIYIRFVNFIMFVIAPRCLSSLIYGLRDQNFFQALKHYAVCGLDKKVQPAASHSRKVDLRH; translated from the coding sequence ATGGTGGAGAATTCGACAGGAATAGTGGATGGCAGCAAATGGTCAGAAATTCTCTCATTCGGGCCTCTCATCACAGAGGTGCTGGTGGGCATCTTCTTATACATCAACGGCCTCATGATCTTCACCTTCTTCATGAAGGAGGCCTTTCGCACTGATACCCGCTATATCCTTTTTGCCCACATGCTCTTTGTGGATTCCTCACTGCTGGTGGTGACCAGCTTGGTTGCGCTGCTGACCTACTACAGAGTGACGATCCCCTATGAGGCCTGCATAGTGCTCAACTTGGTCATGATGTGGCTGGAATTTTCCACGCCTCTGACCTTGGTGGCCATGTGCCTGGAGCGCTATGTGGCTGTGTGTAAGCCCCTAAGGCACGCTGCCATCTCCACGCCGAGGATTAGAGTGGTGGGCCTGCTCCTCATTTGGGGGCTGGGCTGTGTACCTGCCCTCGTCATCCTCCTTTCCTTCGCAGCCTTGGTCTCAGTGAAGCAGCTCACCATGAGAGTCTTGTGCTCCTTGGATGCACTGATTGTGATTGAGTGGCAGAAGTACCTCCAAATTGCTGTGTTCAAATTCTATTTCTTGCTCATGTCCATGGTCATCGCCTTCACATACGTCAAGGTGGCTGCGGCTGCCCGGTCTGCCTCTGGTAAAAACAGCAAGTCAAGCGCCAAAGGTACGAGGACAGTGGCACTCCATGCCATCCAGCTTCTCCTTTGCCTCATACAGCTACTTACGCCTTTCGTGGACATGGCTCTGCTAAAGATCAGCGTGGTGATCTACATCTATATCCGTTTTgtgaatttcataatgtttgtgATAGCGCCGCGTTGCCTGAGTTCATTGATTTATGGTTTGAGGGACCAGAATTTCTTCCAGGCATTGAAACACTATGCTGTTTGTGGCCTGGATAAGAAGGTTCAACCAGCTGCTTCTCATTCCAGGAAGGTGGATCTGAGGCATTAA
- the LOC125721023 gene encoding odorant receptor 131-2-like isoform X1, producing MAGQNGSSLELNFLYYQSMTGTIDFMTTIKSFLVLSTALFFISLNLIMFVAMWSKPSFRETSRYLLFSQMLLSDSIHLGFTTLLYSCSMANINLIKVLCSMIVLVSGTTFRISPLTLAVMCLERYVAICFPLRHTDIATPGRTNIAIAVVWFLGSVNYVIDIIFLAATDAHFFTKTIYCTQERLFLAKWQFDVFQSFNGVFFVAVGIIVISTYTGIMMAARSIKAKKASRTVLLHLVQLGLCLSSFLFSSIERALSTISSALFIHLRYLNFFLLVLLPRCLSPLIYGLRDEGVRPLFLCYLRCSRWRIKPSTKH from the coding sequence ATGGCTGGCCAGAATGGTTCCTCTCTGGAGCTCAACTTCCTGTACTACCAGTCCATGACAGGGACAATAGACTTCATGACAACAATAAAATCATTTCTCGTGCTGTCCACTGCCCTATTCTTCATCTCCCTGAACCTCATCATGTTCGTTGCCATGTGGAGTAAACCCAGCTTCCGTGAGACTTCCCGCTATCttctattcagccaaatgctccTCAGTGACTCCATCCATCTGGGATTCACCACATTGCTCTACTCGTGTAGCATGGCTAACATCAACCTCATCAAGGTGCTCTGCTCCATGATCGTCCTTGTAAGCGGGACAACTTTCCGCATCTCCCCCCTGACGTTGGCTGTCATGTGTCTGGAACGCTATGTGGCCATTTGTTTCCCACTCCGACACACTGACATCGCCACCCCCGGGAGAACCAATATTGCCATTGCAGTGGTCTGGTTCCTGGGCTCTGTGAACTATGTGATTGATATCATTTTTTTAGCAGCTACAGATGCCCATTTCTTCACTAAAACTATTTACTGCACACAGGAGCGCCTCTTTCTGGCCAAGTGGCAGTTTGATGTGTTCCAGAGCTTTAACGGTGTCTTTTTTGTTGCCGTGGGAATCATCGTCATCAGCACCTACACAGGCATCATGATGGCAGCCCGGTCCATCAAGGCCAAAAAGGCCAGCAGGACGGTTCTCCTTCACCTGGTCCAGTTGGGCCTCTGCCTCTCCTCCTTCCTGTTCAGCAGCATCGAGAGAGCCCTGTCTACAATCAGCTCAGCCCTCTTTATCCACCTGCGCTACCTGAACTTCtttctcctcgtcctcctgcccCGCTGCCTGAGCCCCCTCATCTATGGCCTGAGAGACGAAGGAGTTCGCCCCCTCTTCCTCTGTTACCTCCGCTGCAGTCGCTGGAGGATCAAACCAAGCACAAAACATTAA
- the LOC125721022 gene encoding odorant receptor 131-2-like isoform X2, with translation MAGQNGSSLELSFLYYQSITETIDFMTTIKSSLVLSTALFFISLNLIMFVAMWSKSSFRETSRYLLFSQMLLSDSIHLGFTTLLYSCSMANINLIKERLFLAKWQFDVFQSFNGVFFVAVGITVIGTYTGIMMAAQSIKAKKASRTVLLHLVQLVLCLSSFLFSSIERALSTISSALFIHLRTLNFFLLVLLPRCLSPLIYGLRDEGVRPLFLRYLRCGRWRIKPRTSTR, from the exons ATGGCTGGCCAGAATGGTTCCTCTCTGGAGCTCAGCTTCCTGTACTACCAGTCCATAACAGAGACAATAGACTTCATGACAACAATAAAATCATCTCTCGTGCTGTCCACTGCCCTATTCTTCATCTCCCTGAACCTCATCATGTTCGTTGCCATGTGGAGTAAATCCAGCTTCCGTGAGACTTCCCGCTATCttctattcagccaaatgctccTCAGTGACTCCATCCATCTGGGATTCACCACATTGCTCTACTCGTGTAGCATGGCTAACATCAACCTCATCAAG GAGCGCCTCTTTCTGGCCAAATGGCAGTTTGATGTGTTCCAGAGCTTTAACGGTGTCTTTTTTGTTGCCGTGGGGATCACCGTCATCGGCACCTACACAGGCATCATGATGGCAGCCCAGTCAATCAAGGCCAAAAAGGCCAGCAGGACGGTTCTCCTTCACCTGGTCCAGTTGGtcctctgcctctcctcctTCCTGTTCAGCAGCATCGAGAGAGCCCTGTCTACAATCAGCTCAGCCCTCTTTATCCACCTGCGCACCCTAAACTTCtttctcctcgtcctcctgcccCGCTGCCTGAGCCCCCTCATCTATGGCCTGAGAGACGAAGGAGTTCGTCCCCTCTTCCTCCGCTACCTCCGCTGCGGTCGCTGGAGGATCAAACCACGCACAAGCACAAGATAA
- the LOC125721022 gene encoding odorant receptor 131-2-like isoform X1 produces the protein MAGQNGSSLELSFLYYQSITETIDFMTTIKSSLVLSTALFFISLNLIMFVAMWSKSSFRETSRYLLFSQMLLSDSIHLGFTTLLYSCSMANINLIKVLCSMIVLVSGTTFRISPLTLAVMCLERYVAICFPLRHTDIATPGRTNIAIAVVWFLGSVNYVINIIFLAATDTYFLTKTIYCTQERLFLAKWQFDVFQSFNGVFFVAVGITVIGTYTGIMMAAQSIKAKKASRTVLLHLVQLVLCLSSFLFSSIERALSTISSALFIHLRTLNFFLLVLLPRCLSPLIYGLRDEGVRPLFLRYLRCGRWRIKPRTSTR, from the coding sequence ATGGCTGGCCAGAATGGTTCCTCTCTGGAGCTCAGCTTCCTGTACTACCAGTCCATAACAGAGACAATAGACTTCATGACAACAATAAAATCATCTCTCGTGCTGTCCACTGCCCTATTCTTCATCTCCCTGAACCTCATCATGTTCGTTGCCATGTGGAGTAAATCCAGCTTCCGTGAGACTTCCCGCTATCttctattcagccaaatgctccTCAGTGACTCCATCCATCTGGGATTCACCACATTGCTCTACTCGTGTAGCATGGCTAACATCAACCTCATCAAGGTGCTCTGCTCCATGATCGTCCTTGTAAGCGGGACAACTTTCCGCATCTCCCCTCTGACGTTGGCTGTCATGTGTCTGGAACGCTATGTGGCCATTTGTTTCCCACTCCGACACACTGACATCGCCACCCCCGGGAGAACCAATATTGCCATTGCAGTGGTCTGGTTCCTAGGCTCTGTGAACTAtgtaattaatataatatttttggcAGCCACAGATACCTATTTCCTAACCAAAACTATTTACTGCACACAGGAGCGCCTCTTTCTGGCCAAATGGCAGTTTGATGTGTTCCAGAGCTTTAACGGTGTCTTTTTTGTTGCCGTGGGGATCACCGTCATCGGCACCTACACAGGCATCATGATGGCAGCCCAGTCAATCAAGGCCAAAAAGGCCAGCAGGACGGTTCTCCTTCACCTGGTCCAGTTGGtcctctgcctctcctcctTCCTGTTCAGCAGCATCGAGAGAGCCCTGTCTACAATCAGCTCAGCCCTCTTTATCCACCTGCGCACCCTAAACTTCtttctcctcgtcctcctgcccCGCTGCCTGAGCCCCCTCATCTATGGCCTGAGAGACGAAGGAGTTCGTCCCCTCTTCCTCCGCTACCTCCGCTGCGGTCGCTGGAGGATCAAACCACGCACAAGCACAAGATAA
- the LOC125721028 gene encoding kelch-like protein 10 yields the protein MSIPRHSLGVTAYKGKIYAVGGINRPDHLQTMEVYDPTTNRWHAVAPMSTPRSEFGIAVVDDLLFVMGGHDGFGVTNKVECYDAGTGSWYRAQDMSRARQHFSCCVVPAHPRIIEYASPR from the exons ATGAGCATTCCCCGTCACAGCCTTGGAGTCACGGCGTATAAAGGGAAGAtatatgcg gtgggcggtatcaacaggcctgatcacctgcagaccatggaggtctatgaccctaccacaaaccgctggcatgctgtggcccccatgtccacaccgcgcagtgagtttggcatcgcagtggtggacgacctcctatttgtgatgggcggccacgatgggtttggggtaactaacaaggtggagtgctatgatgcggggacaggcagctggtatcgtgcgcaggacatgagcagagccagacagcatttcagctgctgcgtagtgcctgcgcacccccgcatcaTAGAATACGCTTCACCTCGTTAG
- the LOC125720861 gene encoding kelch-like protein 10: MADRSATLLGTLRFLVAADYLSVLGIVQRCYDFLHEQLCLNNCIGLLKIADVYCVNELHQSAFNFILKNFKEVAISSNEFPELSLEQLSDIIQQDELNVREEDVVFDAILRWIEHEPATREAHISALLPKIRMARMDPEYFMKIVKANDLVKANAACRPIITDVMKVIYDLHDESPFSDFENPLIRPRLPSDILLAVGGWNMRTTNCIDAYDTRADRWVDITQEEQSNLAGHGTVYHDGFVYCIGGFDGQNFINTLRRYDPITRAWQQMAPMHWHRCNVSVVVLDGLIYAMGGHIGFRPLNIVECYNPITNEWTQIEHMNERRNDASATTLNGKIYICGGHNGTESLSTVECFDPLSNEWSLITPMSIPRHSLGVTAYKGKIYAVGGINRPDRLQTMEVYDPTTNRWHAVAPMSTPRSDFGIAVVDDLLFVMGGHDGFGVTNKVECYDAGTGSWYRAQDMSRARNHFSCCVVPAHPRIIEYASPR, encoded by the exons ATGGCA gacagatcAGCCACTCTATTAGGAACATTACGCTTTTTGGTTGCggctgattatctcagtgtcttgggcatcgtgcagcgctgctatgatttcctgcatgagcagctctgcctcaacaactgcattggccttcttaaaatcgccgatgtctactgcgtaaacgagctgcaccagtctgcattcaacttcatcttgaaaaactttaaggaggttgccatcagctcaaacgagttcccagaactaagtcttgaacaactttctgacatcatacagcaggatgagctgaatgtcagagaagaggatgtggtgtttgacgccatcctccggtggatcgagcacgagcctgccacccgagaggcccacatttcagctctgttgcccaag attcggatggctcgtatggatccggagtactttatgaagatcgtcaaagccaacgatctggtgaaggccaatgcggcgtgcaggccaattatcaCTGATGTCATGAAGGTCATCTATGATCTTCATGATGAAAGTCCATtctctgattttgagaacccactgatccgcccgcgcttgccctctgacattttgctggctgttggtggatggaacatgcgcacGACAAACTGCATTGATGCATATGACACacgggccgaccgctgggtggatatcacgcaggaggagcagagcaaCCTAGCTGGTCATGGCACGGTGTACCATGATGGGTTTGTGTACTGCATTGGGGGGTTTGATGGGCAAAATTTCATCAATACCTTGCGCAGATACGACCCGATCACACGAGCATGGCAGCAGATGGCCCCCATGCACTGGCATCGATGTAATGTTAGTGTGGTCGTGCTCGATGGGCTCATCTACGCCATGGGTGGCCATATTGGTTTCAGGCCCCTCAACATCGTAGAGTGCTACAACCCAATAACCAATGAATGGACCCAGATCGAGCACATGAATGAGAGGAGAAACGATGCCAgcgccaccaccctgaatggcaag ATATACATCTGTGGGGGCCACAATGGAACAGAGAGCCTATCTACAGTGGAGTGCTTTGACCCACTCTCTAACGAATGGAGCTTGATCACTCCAATGAGCATTCCCCGTCACAGCCTTGGAGTCACGGCGTATAAAGGGAAGAtatatgcg GTGGGCGGTATCAACAGGCCTGATCGCCTGCAGACCATGGAGGTCTATGACCCTACCACAAACCGCTGGcatgctgtggcccccatgtcCACACCGCGCAGTGAttttggcatcgcagtggtggacgaccTCCTATTCGTGATGGGCGGCCACGATGGGTTTGGGGTAACTAACAAGGTGGAGTGCTAtgatgcggggacaggcagctggtatcgtgcgcaggacatgagcagagccagaaaccatttcagctgctgcgtagtgcctgcgcacccccgcatcaTAGAATACGCTTCACCTCGTTAG
- the LOC125720862 gene encoding general transcription factor II-I repeat domain-containing protein 2-like, whose translation MGDVVRDVIKIINCIRSKALSHRQFRALLEEVDSQYKDVLYHQEVRWLSRGKVLKRFFELRHVIAEFLTSKNSDTQVPTDEKWFCDVAFMVDITDLLNTLNIQLQGKDQIITELFDHITAFRSKLQLLCRHLSAGNLAHFPSLREVNLVKQRLPEYAALLRHLDQDFALRFEDFRESRGDMELFSQPFTISVDSVPDHIQMQLIEFQCDSELKNKFMSLHLKDFYTHVSSERTSSPSQ comes from the exons ATGGGAGACGTGGTGCGTGACGTGATTAAAATCATAAACTGCATACGATCAAAAGCGCTCTCACACCGCCAGTTCAGAGCTCTTCTAGAGGAGGTTGATTCACAATACAAGGATGTGCTTTACCACCAAGAGGTGAGGTGGCTGAGCCGCGGGAAAGTCCTCAAAAGATTTTTTGAGCTGCGCCATGTCATCGCGGAGTTTCTGACAAGCAAGAACAGTGACACTCAAGTCCCCACAGATGAAAAATGGTTTTGTGACGTGGCTTTTATGGTggacatcactgacctgctcaaCACCCTGAATATTCAGCTTCAAGGGAAGGATCAGATCATCACTGAGCTGTTTGACCACATAACGGCCTTCAGGTCGAAGCTGCAGCTACTCTGTCGACATCTGTCAGCAG GAAACCTTGCACACTTCCCTAGTCTGAGAGAGGTCAACCTGGTGAAGCAGAGACTGCCTGAATATGCAGCACTTCTCAGACACTTGGACCAGGACTTTGCGTTGCGCTTTGAGGACTTTAGGGAAAGTAGAGGTGACATGGAGCTGTTTTCTCAACCCTTCACCATAAGTGTGGACTCAGTGCCTGATCACATTCAGATGCAGCTAATTGAGTTTCAGTGTGATTCTGAGCTAAAGAATAAATTCATGTCACTACACCTGAAAGATTTCTACACACATGTCTCATCTGAAAG GACATCCTCACCCTCTCAGTGA